The nucleotide sequence CAACAGTCGGGAGGCTTGTGGCCTTGGCAGGGCGGCAAAGCAGGTGTACCGGAGCGCATGGCCGACAGCAAAGCACGCAACAACTTCTTCGCCATCCCGCTTATTTTGGGTTTGATTGGCTTGTTCTTCCATGCTCGCCGCGATTCACGCAACGCCTTTATTGTCGGCTTACTGTTCGTATTCACGGGCTTAGCTATTGTGGTGTATCTCAACCAGCCGCCCATCGAGCCGCGCGAACGAGACTACACGTTTACGGGTGCTACCTATGCTTTTGCCATCTGGATTGGGTTGAGCGTGCTCGGACTGGCTGAGCTCCTACGCTCGGTGCTGAAAGCCGATACCGGCCGCGCCATGACGGCAACGGTACTTGGCCTTGTGGCGCCTGTGCTATTGCTGGCTCAAGGCTGGGACGACCACGACCGTTCGGGGCGCTACAACTCTGTGGATTCGGCCAAGAACCTGCTCAACTCGTTGCAGCCTAATGCTATCCTTTTCACCAACGGTGATAATGACACTTTCCCGCTTTGGTATGCGCAGGAAGTGGAAGGAGTACGCACCGATGTGCGGGTAGCAGTACTTAGTTACTTGAACACGGACTGGTATATCCAGCAGATGAAGAACCGCTCGTACAAGTCACAGCCGCTGCCTATTTCCATGCCGGCCGACCGCTACAAGCAAGGCACCAACGACTACCTCCCCTTCGCTGAGAATCCCGCCGTCAAGCAAATCAACTTAAAGGAATTCGTTCAGCTAGTCACGCAGAACAGTGACCTGTTGAAGGTATCGTACGACGAGAGCGGCCCTGCTATGATGTCGTTCCCGAGTCCGAATTTTTACCTTGATGTGGACACAACCGCCGTTGAAAAGTTGGGCATTGTACCAGCCGAACGGCGCAAACAGCTGGTATCCCGCATGGAGTGGAATATGGGCAAAGGCGCCATTGAAAAGAAAAACTTAGTGATTCTGGACATGCTGGCGACCAATAACTGGCAGCGGCCGATCTACTTCTCTAGCACTGTGGCTGGCGGCGACTTCATGAACCTTCAGCCTTACTTCCAGTTGGAGGGCATGGCTTACCGAGTGTTGCCACTGAAAGACCCCAACTATCAGCCTCGCGGCGACGAGGGCTACGTAGCCAAGGACTTGATGTATGACAACCTCATGAAGAAGTTCGCCTTCCGTAACCTCAACGACCCAGGCGTTTTCTACGACGAAAACCACCTACGTTTCCCGGCCAACTACCGCGACAAGTTTGCTCGCTTAGCCAACACCTATCTAGCCGAAGGCAACAAAGCCAAAGCCAAGGAAGTACTTGACAAGTGCTTCGCAGTGATGCCTGACGCCTCGATTCCCTACGACTACTACTCTCCGCAGTTTGTCCCAGCATTGGTAGCAGTAGGCGAAAAAGACCGTGCCAACGACATCATGGACAAGATGCTCAGCCGGGCTCAAGTGGCATTGCCTTATTTCCAGACGCACAACCCGGCACTGTTTGATATGGAAAATCAGACGTATCTGCTAAGCGTGCAGAGTGTGTACCGGGCGGCCGAGCAAATCGGTGACCAGGGCCGCGCCAGCAAGGCGCTGGAAATAATGAATCAATATTATCCGCGGCAGTAAGTAAGATACTGAGCTACTAGAATGCGAAGTTCCACTTCGTGAGCGTTGAACGAACCTGCTCTTAGGTTGCCGTTCTTTCGTTCGCGAAGTGGAACTTCTCGTTACAGCCTGTATGCCATTTCCCATGAAAGGTTATTTGTTGCTAGTACTTCTGGCTGTGAGTTTGGTGCACGCCACTGCGCAAAAGCGGGAGTTTTCCGATCAGTACCGCCCTGACCGACGTTTGTTGCTTGATACACGCCGGGAAGCGGACAGCTTGCGTGTATATCTGCGCTTTCCCAATGCCAGTGTGCTGCGGCAAGGCCAGCCCCTCCGCATTAGTGCATGGCCTAGTTTTGACGCTCGCCGCCCCCTCTGGACGGATACCGTAAAGCAGTTGGCCCGTCGTATCCGCCCCGACGGCCAAGGTGCACTGGTGGAATTCTGCCTACCTATTGCCAAGCTAACCAGCGGTACTATGCTCAGCCTGGCCTGCGCGCCGGCCGCCGAAGCCGCTACCGGCGACGCCGCTTGGCTATCTGTTACCACTGCTCGGCTGGCTCGGCCCTACATCCTAACTGATAGTTTGGGCACCCCATTGTTGCGCCGCTACGTCCGGTCTAGTGAGCCTTTTCTTGTGGACCGCTATGGGCAGGATATAGCAGTGTTGGTGCGTCGCTATGCGGCTCCGTTTGTGGCCGCGCTACCTCCCCATGCTGATCCAGCCCGCCAATCCAGCGCTTCTCCTACCCTTCCGGTCAGTGACTCCTTGGCTTTTCGGGCCGGCATGTCCGTGGTGCTACCGGAAGCAGGACTTTACACCCTGCGCTTGGCCGGCGAAAAGCCCTTGCTGGGGGTGCTGGTCACGGATGAAGACTATCCAGAGCTAACGACAGCCGACGAACTGATTCAACCGCTGGTATACCTAACTACTTCAGCAGAGCGAAAAAAGCTGTACGACGCACCCAATCCCAAGCGTGCCGTGGACCAGTTCTGGCTCAGTGCTGCTGCCGGCCAGCAAACCATAGCCCGGCAAGCCATTCGGACATACTATGGGCGCGCCCAAGCAGCCAACGAGCTATTTGTGGCTCACAAAGCCGGGTGGATGACTGACCGGGGTATGCTATATATAGCCCTGGGTCCGCCCGACGCCGTGTACCGGACTGCTCAGGACGAGCGGTGGGTGTATCATGGTACTAACAATGGTGCATCGGCGACTTATACGTTCCGACCTAAACCCAGTACCTTTGCTCCCGAACACTATGAATTGGTGCGCCGTCCCGAGTACGAACGTCTCTGGTATGCCGCCGTGGAGCAATGGAGAAAAGCAACGACGACCGCCCTCGGCCGCTAAAAGAGCGCCGCAGTTACTACGATTCTGAAAATCGTCCGGTGCCCCGTGCCCCGCGTCGGGAGGCAGGGCGCGCTGCCGCTAGTGGCGAAACGCCCGGCGGCTACCGGCGGCCCGAGACTCGCTCGGAGGGCAATGACAGTCGCCCTGAGGCAATACGCGGCAACGAAGGCCGCTCTTACGACAAGGAAAAACCACGCTACTCCAACCGGCCCGCCCCCGACCGTAGCATCGATATGCTGTTTGGCTTGCGGCCCATTATGGAAGCCCTAAGTGCTGGGCGGACACTGGAGAAGATTTTCCTGCTGCGTGGCACCAAGAACAGCCTCACCCAAGAAATCAACGACCTAGCCCGGCAGCAAGGCATTCCGGTTTCGTCGGTGCCAATCGAGAAGCTCGATAACCTGACCCGCAAAAATCACCAGGGCGCGGTAGCTTTCGTGTCGCCAATCGACTACATGCCGCTTGACAGCATTCTAGCTGGGCTGTATGAAGAAGGCAAAACGCCTTTTCTATTGATTCTGGACCGCGTAACCGATGTACGTAACTTCGGTGCCATTGCACGTAATGCCGAATGCATGGGGGTACACGCTATTGTGGTGCCTGCCCATGGTGCGGCCCAAATCAACGGTGATGCCGTAAAAACATCTGCAGGCGCGCTGAACATAGTACCGGTATGCCGGGAACCCAACCTGAAGAACACTCTTATCTTCTTACGCGAATCAGGTGTACAGGTGGTGGCTTGTACGGAGAAGGCTGATGCCAGCCTGGAGACCGGCACTGTTGACCTCACGGGCCCTGTAGCAGTGCTCATGGGCTCCGAAGAAGACGGCATTTCCCCCGAGTACCTACGCCTCGCCGATCATCGTCTCCGCATCCCCATGACTGGCCAAATCGGCTCACTCAACGTTTCTGTTGCTAGTGGCATTATGCTGTTCGAGGTACTGCGTCAGCGCCTAGTAAAGGCATAGCTACAATGCTCTTACAGAAAAAGGCCCTTGATACTACATGGTATCAAGGGCCTTTTTCTGTAAGAGCATTGTAACAACGAAGTATTCTACCCGATGCTTAAGCTCGGGAGAATGTGTCGTTAGTTGTAGCCCACTCCCTTTTTGGCTTTTACATCGGCCACAAATTCCTTCACGCGCTGTTCCTCGGTGCGCTTGCAGATCAGGAGCACGTTGTCGTACTCAGCAATGATGTACCCGTCTAGGCCCTGCACTACTACTAGGCGCTCAGAGGGCGTTTTGATAACGCACTCCGTGGTGTCATAAAGAATGGCATCACCATCGATGACGTTGTTGTTTTCGTCACGACGACCCATGCGGTGCAGCGAATCCCAGGTACCTAGGTCGCTCCAACCGAAGTCAGCGGGCAGTACAAACACGTTGTCTGCCTTCTCCATGATGCCGTAGTCGATGCTGATGTTGCGGCACCGGGAATAGGCCTCCGTGATAAAAGCTTCTTCCTGTGCTGTACCGAGTTGCGCTTGCCCGTCGTCGAACACTTCCGCAATATCACTCAGGTACTGGTGGAACGCTTGCACAATCACGTCGGCGCGCCATACAAATAGGCCAGAATTCCAAAGGAAGTCGCCGCTTTGCAAGAACATTTGCGCCAGTTCCAAATTCGGCTTCTCAGTGAAGGTTTTCACCTTTTTCAGCCCGTTTGGCAGGTCGCTGGCCTCCTCATCAATGTACTGGATGTAGCCATAGCCTGTGTCGGGACGCGACGGCTGAATGCCGAGCGTAATGAGAACTTCGTGGGTGCGCGCCACATCAATAGCTTGGCTGATGACGTTCCGAAACTCGTCTTCCCGTAGCACCGCATGATCGGCGGGTGATACCACAATGACAGCCTGAGGGTCGCGCTTGGCAATGCAGTAGCTGGCGTACGCAATGCAAGGAGCAGTATTGCGCCCGATGGGCTCACCCAAAATTTGGTCGGCTGGCAGATCCGGTAGATGCTGCTGTACCAATTCCTTGTAATCTCGGTTCGTAACTACAAACACGTTCTCAGGCGGGCAAACCCCTGCAAACCGGTCGACAGTTAGCTGAAGCATCGAGCGGCCTACGCCTAATACATCATGGAATTGCTTGGGGTGGTTGGTACGGCTGAAGGGCCAAAAGCGGCTACCAATGCCGCCCGCCATTACGACGAGATAGGTGTGTTGCATCATAAACAGGAAGTAGTGCAGCTAAGGAATTAGAGGTATGCAAATATCCGATTTTAACGCGAACCATATAGAATAGCTAGATAATGTAATGAAAGCGCGACAACCGCTGCTCAAGGTATTGCTCCTATTATCTGTCTTTTTCAAGCTATACCAAGCCTTCGCGTAGCAAATCGTGGAGATGAATAAAGCCGCAAAACCGGCTCTGCTCCGTAACAATAAGCTGCGTGATGTTACGCTCTTGCATTCGGGCCAAGGCCTCCACTGCAAAATCATCGATATCAACTGTCACCGGACTGGGTGTGAGGATATCCAGTGCTCGCACGTCCTCTAGCCGGCCCTCAAACGTAGTGAGCATCCGGCGTAAGTCGCCATCCGTAATAATGCCCCGCAACTGACCGACGGTATCAAGGACGGCCGTAGCTCCCAGCCGCTTACCTGATATTTCCAAGATAATCTCTTTGAGTGGCGCCGTTTCGTGCACCTGCGGCTGCTGGTTTTGCCGGCTTAAGTCGCCCACTTTCAAATACAGTTGCTTGCCCAGGGTACCCCCAGGGTGCAGGCGGGCAAAATCTTGGCGAGTGAAATCCCGGCTTTCCAACAGACACACGGCCAGCGCATCACCAAGCGCTAGCGCGGCGGTAGTGCTAGTGGTGGGCGCTAAGTTATGTGGGCAGGCTTCGCGCGTTACGGGAGCATGCAGAATGTAGTCGGCCTGCTGCGCCAAGTAAGAATCGGCGTTGCTGACAAGGGCCGCCATAGGCACACCTTTGCGCTTAAGCAGCGGCACCAGCACTTTTATTTCGGGCGTATCACCGCTTTTGCTGATGGCCACCACAAAGTCGTCTGGCTGTATCATGCCCAAGTCCCCGTGGATGGCATCGGCAGCGTGCATGAACAAGGCGGGGGTGCCAGTGGAGTTGAGAGTAGCTACCATTTTACTGGCAATGTGCGCGCTCTTTCCAATTCCCGTAACCACCACCCTCCCTCGTAGTGAGAGTATTGCCCCTACACAGAGTGCAAAATCTGGCGTTTGCTCGATAGCCTCTGCTACGCCCAGAATTGCTTCCGCTTCGTGCTGCAGCACTTTTTTTGCAATGGAATGAAGTTCGTTTTGCGGTTTCAATCTAAATTTGATTAGGTATTGAGTATTGGAGGGCGAGATAGAGCGTATTTGTCTTACTCCTTTAATGTCTCCTACCGAATACTTCAAAATTCCCTAGATTGAGATAAGCAACCTGTTTTGTGCAGATGAAACTTATCTGAATCTTCCAACCGAGCAAGTGAGGATGTCAATGCCAGCCGTGAACAATGCAATCAGCCAAGGTGCTGATTTGAAAGGCAAGTTAAAGGAAGTTTTTGGGTACGGTCAGTTCCGCGGCACGCAGGAGGCCATCATCCAGAACGTTATCGAGGGGCATAATACGTTCGTTATTATGCCGACAGGTGCTGGTAAAAGCCTTTGCTATCAATTACCTGCCCTCGTACTGCCTGGCACAGCCATTGTCATCTCTCCACTTATTGCCCTGATGAAAAATCAGGTCGACCAGCTCAACGCCTTCGGGGTAAACGCACAGTTTCTGAACTCGACTCTGACCAAGGCCGAGATGAACCGGGTGAAAAAAGACGTTATCAGCGGCGAAGTGAAGCTGCTCTACGTTGCTCCCGAAAGCCTGACCAAAGACGAAACCATCGATTTCCTGCAAAAGGCAACCATTTCTTTTGTCGCTATTGATGAGGCGCACTGTATTTCAGAATGGGGCCACGACTTCCGCCCCGAGTATCGTCGGATTCGTGGCATCATCGACAACATTGGGCAGGTACCTATCATTGCTCTGACGGCCACCGCTACGCCTAAGGTGCAGCTGGATATTCAGAAGAACCTGCAGATGGACGACGCCAGCGTTTTCAAAACGTCGTTCAACCGTACCAACCTCTACTACGAAGTTCGCCCTAAGCACAACACCAAGAAGCAACTGATTCAGTATGTGAAACAGCGCAAGGGGTTGGCAGGCATTATTTATTGCTTGAGCCGCAAGAAGGTAGAAGAAATTGCCGAGTTGCTGAAGGTGAACGATGTGCGGGCCCTACCTTACCACGCAGGCTTGGATCCGCACATACGCATGGCCAACCAAGACGCCTTTCTGAGCGAAGACTGCGACGTTATTGTGGCAACCATTGCCTTCGGCATGGGTATCGACAAGCCCGATGTACGCTTTGTTATTCACTATGACACCCCGAAAAGCATTGAGGGCTACTACCAGGAAACCGGCCGCGGCGGCCGCGACGGTCTCGACGGCGACTGCCTGATGTTCTATAGCTACGACGACATCGTAAAGCTAGAGAAGTTCAACAAAGACAAGCCCGTAACCGAGCGCGACAACAGCAAGTTGCTCCTCCAGGAAATGGCCAACTACGCCGATTCGGCGGTGTGCCGGCGCAAGCAGTTGCTGCACTACTTCGGCGAGCATTTCGAGAAAGACTGCGGCTTCTGCGACAACTGCAAACACCCGAAAGAGCGGTTTGAAGCCCAACAAGAGGTATTGCTGGCCCTCAAAGCAGTTGTTCAAACCGAGCAGCGCTTCGGTATCGACCACATCGGGACCGTGCTTATGGGCATGAACAATGCGCACGTTGAAAGCTACGGCCACAACGGGTTACCCATCTACGGGCAAGGCAAAGACCACGATGCACAATATTGGCATTCGTTGTTGCGCCAGTGCTTGATTTTTGGTTTCTTAGAGAAGGATATTGAAAACTTTGGCGTTGTAAAAATCTCCGACAAGGGTATGGACTTCATCGAGAATCCCCATTCAATTAAGCTCACCAAGGACCACGACTACGACGAGGAGGTCAAGGAAGAGCAGGAGCAGGAAGAGGTGCAGCAAGCCGCTGGCCACGACGAAACCCTGTTCGAGATGCTGAAGGCGCTGCGGAAGAAAATGGCCAAGGAAAAGGAACTACCTCCGTACGTTCTTTTCCAGGACCCATCGCTGAAAGAAATGGCCACTACATTCCCCACCAAGCTCGATGAGCTAGCGCATGTGGGCGGTGTAGGCCAAGGAAAAGCCCAGAAATTTGGCTCACCCTTTTTGGCGCTTATCAAGAAGTATGTCGAGGAAAACGACATCATGACGGCCTCCGACGTGGTGGTGAAATCGGCTGTCAACAAGTCGAAAATCAAGATTTACATCATCCAGCAGATCGACAAAAAGATGGACCTAGAGGAAATTGCTTCCTCTAAGGGCATCGACATGCGCGAGCTGATGGAAGAAATCGAGCACATCTGCTATTCCGGCACCAAGCTCAACCTCGACTACTACATCAACGGTATCTTGGACGAAGAGCGCCAAGAGGAAATCTACGATTACTTCATGACGGCCAGCACCGACAATATTGCGGTGGCCCTTAAAGAGCTAGGCACCGATGACTACACCGAAGAAGATCTGCGCCTGATGCGTATCAAGTTCCTAAGCGAAGTAGCCAACTAGAAACTTTTATTTCGGCGATTTTACAAGCGCCATTCCTACACCGGGTCTTGATTTGAAAGCCGCTTCCTTATGGGAGCGGCTTTTTCTATTGAGGGGTAAGCCAGAGCTATTTTGCGGCAGTTGAAGATGAATACATCATATTTTCTATATGATACATACTGTAAACTAGCTACCTTCAAAGCCTCTCTTCTCAACCTCATCCTCTGATGTCCATTCATACTTCTTTTACATCCGTACGGGCAGGCCTGACGCTGGTAGTCAGCTCTTTGACAGTACTCAGCGTGGCGGCAGCTTCC is from Hymenobacter tibetensis and encodes:
- a CDS encoding glycosyltransferase family 117 protein; the encoded protein is MRSYKSLNNLVGWLVFAIATIVYLITLEPTASFWDCGEFIACSYKLLVPHPPGAPLFLLLGRLFSLFSFGDVTKVSVLVNALSALSSSFTVLFLFWTITILAKKLVLHHSGAVGHSVPGAPEPTFGQSLLILGAGVVGALSFAFSDSFWFNAVEGEVYAMSSLFTAAVVWIMLKWENRAHEADSDKWLILIAYVVGLSIGVHLLNLLALPALAFIYYYRRTANPTPLGGIITLVLSLVLVGLILVGIIPGLPSLAGGFEVFFVNSVGLPFSSGIVIFLVLFVALLVLGFRYSLKQRNRLLNTAMLSLVFILIGYSSYLIIPIRSSYHPTINENNPEDVLSFVSYLKREQYGDRPLLYGPQFNARPVRYDEGAPRYVREGNKYVVAEKRQVVVYDDADKMLLPRIYSPQPEHIYNYQKWVDIQEGVKPTMGQNLSFLFRYQMGHQFWRYFLWNYVGRESDVQQSGGLWPWQGGKAGVPERMADSKARNNFFAIPLILGLIGLFFHARRDSRNAFIVGLLFVFTGLAIVVYLNQPPIEPRERDYTFTGATYAFAIWIGLSVLGLAELLRSVLKADTGRAMTATVLGLVAPVLLLAQGWDDHDRSGRYNSVDSAKNLLNSLQPNAILFTNGDNDTFPLWYAQEVEGVRTDVRVAVLSYLNTDWYIQQMKNRSYKSQPLPISMPADRYKQGTNDYLPFAENPAVKQINLKEFVQLVTQNSDLLKVSYDESGPAMMSFPSPNFYLDVDTTAVEKLGIVPAERRKQLVSRMEWNMGKGAIEKKNLVILDMLATNNWQRPIYFSSTVAGGDFMNLQPYFQLEGMAYRVLPLKDPNYQPRGDEGYVAKDLMYDNLMKKFAFRNLNDPGVFYDENHLRFPANYRDKFARLANTYLAEGNKAKAKEVLDKCFAVMPDASIPYDYYSPQFVPALVAVGEKDRANDIMDKMLSRAQVALPYFQTHNPALFDMENQTYLLSVQSVYRAAEQIGDQGRASKALEIMNQYYPRQ
- a CDS encoding GWxTD domain-containing protein, coding for MKGYLLLVLLAVSLVHATAQKREFSDQYRPDRRLLLDTRREADSLRVYLRFPNASVLRQGQPLRISAWPSFDARRPLWTDTVKQLARRIRPDGQGALVEFCLPIAKLTSGTMLSLACAPAAEAATGDAAWLSVTTARLARPYILTDSLGTPLLRRYVRSSEPFLVDRYGQDIAVLVRRYAAPFVAALPPHADPARQSSASPTLPVSDSLAFRAGMSVVLPEAGLYTLRLAGEKPLLGVLVTDEDYPELTTADELIQPLVYLTTSAERKKLYDAPNPKRAVDQFWLSAAAGQQTIARQAIRTYYGRAQAANELFVAHKAGWMTDRGMLYIALGPPDAVYRTAQDERWVYHGTNNGASATYTFRPKPSTFAPEHYELVRRPEYERLWYAAVEQWRKATTTALGR
- the rlmB gene encoding 23S rRNA (guanosine(2251)-2'-O)-methyltransferase RlmB, whose translation is MEKSNDDRPRPLKERRSYYDSENRPVPRAPRREAGRAAASGETPGGYRRPETRSEGNDSRPEAIRGNEGRSYDKEKPRYSNRPAPDRSIDMLFGLRPIMEALSAGRTLEKIFLLRGTKNSLTQEINDLARQQGIPVSSVPIEKLDNLTRKNHQGAVAFVSPIDYMPLDSILAGLYEEGKTPFLLILDRVTDVRNFGAIARNAECMGVHAIVVPAHGAAQINGDAVKTSAGALNIVPVCREPNLKNTLIFLRESGVQVVACTEKADASLETGTVDLTGPVAVLMGSEEDGISPEYLRLADHRLRIPMTGQIGSLNVSVASGIMLFEVLRQRLVKA
- a CDS encoding mannose-1-phosphate guanylyltransferase — its product is MMQHTYLVVMAGGIGSRFWPFSRTNHPKQFHDVLGVGRSMLQLTVDRFAGVCPPENVFVVTNRDYKELVQQHLPDLPADQILGEPIGRNTAPCIAYASYCIAKRDPQAVIVVSPADHAVLREDEFRNVISQAIDVARTHEVLITLGIQPSRPDTGYGYIQYIDEEASDLPNGLKKVKTFTEKPNLELAQMFLQSGDFLWNSGLFVWRADVIVQAFHQYLSDIAEVFDDGQAQLGTAQEEAFITEAYSRCRNISIDYGIMEKADNVFVLPADFGWSDLGTWDSLHRMGRRDENNNVIDGDAILYDTTECVIKTPSERLVVVQGLDGYIIAEYDNVLLICKRTEEQRVKEFVADVKAKKGVGYN
- a CDS encoding KpsF/GutQ family sugar-phosphate isomerase, which translates into the protein MKPQNELHSIAKKVLQHEAEAILGVAEAIEQTPDFALCVGAILSLRGRVVVTGIGKSAHIASKMVATLNSTGTPALFMHAADAIHGDLGMIQPDDFVVAISKSGDTPEIKVLVPLLKRKGVPMAALVSNADSYLAQQADYILHAPVTREACPHNLAPTTSTTAALALGDALAVCLLESRDFTRQDFARLHPGGTLGKQLYLKVGDLSRQNQQPQVHETAPLKEIILEISGKRLGATAVLDTVGQLRGIITDGDLRRMLTTFEGRLEDVRALDILTPSPVTVDIDDFAVEALARMQERNITQLIVTEQSRFCGFIHLHDLLREGLV
- the recQ gene encoding DNA helicase RecQ yields the protein MNNAISQGADLKGKLKEVFGYGQFRGTQEAIIQNVIEGHNTFVIMPTGAGKSLCYQLPALVLPGTAIVISPLIALMKNQVDQLNAFGVNAQFLNSTLTKAEMNRVKKDVISGEVKLLYVAPESLTKDETIDFLQKATISFVAIDEAHCISEWGHDFRPEYRRIRGIIDNIGQVPIIALTATATPKVQLDIQKNLQMDDASVFKTSFNRTNLYYEVRPKHNTKKQLIQYVKQRKGLAGIIYCLSRKKVEEIAELLKVNDVRALPYHAGLDPHIRMANQDAFLSEDCDVIVATIAFGMGIDKPDVRFVIHYDTPKSIEGYYQETGRGGRDGLDGDCLMFYSYDDIVKLEKFNKDKPVTERDNSKLLLQEMANYADSAVCRRKQLLHYFGEHFEKDCGFCDNCKHPKERFEAQQEVLLALKAVVQTEQRFGIDHIGTVLMGMNNAHVESYGHNGLPIYGQGKDHDAQYWHSLLRQCLIFGFLEKDIENFGVVKISDKGMDFIENPHSIKLTKDHDYDEEVKEEQEQEEVQQAAGHDETLFEMLKALRKKMAKEKELPPYVLFQDPSLKEMATTFPTKLDELAHVGGVGQGKAQKFGSPFLALIKKYVEENDIMTASDVVVKSAVNKSKIKIYIIQQIDKKMDLEEIASSKGIDMRELMEEIEHICYSGTKLNLDYYINGILDEERQEEIYDYFMTASTDNIAVALKELGTDDYTEEDLRLMRIKFLSEVAN